One region of Mangifera indica cultivar Alphonso chromosome 3, CATAS_Mindica_2.1, whole genome shotgun sequence genomic DNA includes:
- the LOC123212470 gene encoding AT-hook motif nuclear-localized protein 20-like, whose product MKMKKTSREPSAPGALTALPGRFEILSLTAAFLSGPAPPGSTGLTVNLAGGQGQVVGGSVVGQLVAAGPVTVIAATFANATYERLPLEDDEETGGQGQIQGPADNSPQQIESSGHHPHTALPDPSQISIYNLPPNGGQPQEAYSGAHTRPSF is encoded by the coding sequence atgaagatgaagaagacatCACGGGAACCATCAGCACCCGGTGCCCTGACGGCACTACCAGGTAGGTTTGAAATTTTGTCGTTGACTGCGGCTTTTTTGTCCGGACCAGCTCCTCCAGGCTCAACTGGGCTAACGGTGAACTTGGCCGGCGGACAGGGTCAGGTGGTGGGAGGGAGTGTGGTGGGGCAACTGGTGGCAGCTGGCCCTGTGACAGTCATAGCCGCCACGTTTGCAAATGCCACGTACGAGAGATTGCCTctagaagatgatgaagagacTGGCGGTCAAGGACAGATCCAAGGGCCCGCTGATAATTCGCCTCAGCAAATTGAAAGCAGTGGCCACCACCCTCACACTGCTCTTCCTGATCCTTCACAAATCTCTATTTATAATCTGCCACCAAATGGCGGTCAGCCACAAGAGGCTTATAGTGGGGCTCACACGCGCCCGTCTTTCTAG